A portion of the Macaca thibetana thibetana isolate TM-01 chromosome 9, ASM2454274v1, whole genome shotgun sequence genome contains these proteins:
- the ST8SIA6 gene encoding alpha-2,8-sialyltransferase 8F, whose product MSYEVESKKKIPIKKNIFHMFPVSQPFVEYPYNQCAVVGNGGILNKSLCGAEIDKSDFVFRCNLPPTTGDVSKDVGSKTNLVTINPSIITLKYGNLKEKRALFLEDIATYGDAFFLLPAFSFRANTGTSFKVYYTLEESKARQKVLFFHPKYLKHLALFWRTKGVTAYRLSTGLMITSVAVELCENVKLYGFWPFSKTVEDIPVSHHYYDNKLPKRGFHQMPKEYSQILQLHMKGILKLQFSKCEVA is encoded by the exons ATGAGTTATGAggtggaaagcaaaaagaaaatcccaattaaaaagaacatttttcatatgtttccaGTG TCCCAGCCTTTTGTGGAGTACCCTTATAATCAGTGTGCAGTGGTCGGAAATGGGGGAATTCTGAATAAGTCTCTCTGTGGAGCTGAAATAGATAAATCCGACTTCGTTTTTAG gTGTAACCTCCCCCCAACCACAGGAGATGTTAGTAAAGATGTTGGCAGTAAAACAAATCTTGTGACTATAAATCCTAGTATCATAACTCTGAA ATATGggaacttaaaggaaaaaagagccCTATTTCTGGAGGACATTGCAACCTATGGAGATGCATTTTTTCTTCTGCCAGCATTTTCCTTCAGGGCCAACACGGGTACCTCTTTTAAAGTGTACTACACGCTCGAAGAGTCCAAAGCAAGACAAAAGGTTCTATTTTTCCATCCCAAGTACCTGAAACATCTGGCCCTTTTCTGGAGAACTAAAGGTGTGACTGCATACCGCTTGTCCACTGGCTTGATGATCACAAGTGTTGCAGTGGAACTGTGTGAAAACGTGAAGCTGTATGGATTCTGGCCCTTCTCTAAAACTGTAGAAGACATACCTGTCAGCCATCACTATTATGACAACAAGCTACCTAAACGTGGCTTCCATCAGATGCCCAAAGAATACAGCCAGATCCTCCAACTTCACATGAAAGGAATCCTCAAACTGCAATTTAGCAAATGTGAAGTCGCCTAA